In Stieleria varia, one genomic interval encodes:
- a CDS encoding YciI family protein — protein MKYILLIYSEEGVWPPDELAVARDESVQLCHELDKQGHYLGAAPLHPASTATCVRVRDGQRTVSDGPYAETKEQLAGYFLIDVASLDEAIRVAASIPGTRRGTTEIRSIIELPGMP, from the coding sequence ATGAAGTACATCCTATTGATCTATTCCGAAGAGGGAGTCTGGCCGCCGGACGAACTGGCAGTCGCTCGCGACGAGTCAGTTCAGTTGTGTCACGAACTGGACAAACAAGGCCACTATTTAGGTGCAGCGCCATTGCATCCTGCTTCCACAGCGACTTGCGTTCGAGTTCGCGACGGGCAACGCACTGTATCAGACGGACCGTACGCGGAAACAAAAGAACAATTGGCGGGCTATTTCCTGATCGACGTTGCCAGTCTCGACGAGGCGATCAGGGTGGCGGCCAGCATTCCCGGTACCCGACGTGGCACAACGGAGATTCGGAGCATCATCGAGTTGCCCGGCATGCCGTAG